One window of the Salvelinus alpinus chromosome 13, SLU_Salpinus.1, whole genome shotgun sequence genome contains the following:
- the LOC139537421 gene encoding spectrin beta chain, non-erythrocytic 4-like translates to MLMGAGRDTARDEAQKLHRKWLKHQAFMAELARNKEWLAKIEQEGQELIDEKPELRSVVQQKLEEIRECWTDLESTTKAKARALFENNKPEPVVKSYSDLDHQLSGLEKQPPQLEQAHHLPTFNEQLHKFQSQMGNLYKDVGELGSLQGVCLPQRGSLVKGGEGEGGEQPAVVETRIVRLIEPLKERRRILLASKEMHQVAQDLEEEILWIQERLPLASSKDYGNNLQSVQQHVKINQTLQRDLQGRQARVEEVLDRAGIIASLRTPEVDFVREGAGHVRQVWEVLRLEAERRSVMLDVVLQAQQYYSEAAKVESWLAGQKLHLINEEKGTDEESTLQLLKEHLALEATLENYAETVGMLSQQCQRQLELGHPDSEGITKQQSHIDRLYVSLKDMVEHRKTKLEQQYWMYQLNREVEELEKWITEREAVASSTELGQDLEHVTMLQEKFTKFCSETNSIGQQRMEQVNKMVNEMIDCGHTDAATIAEWKDGLNESWADLLELMETRRQMLAASHQLHKFFTDCKEVLAQTAGKMRQLPEVRACQASIANPATLQRLMLSFEHALQLLVSQVRQLQENAAQLRTIYAGEKAEAIMSKEQEVMSAWKELLVSCEASRVQVTSVTDKVQFFSVVREQLMWMEGIMGQIGGDDPRDSSSAEVMMKQHGELKAKMDGRRKTIQQCVELGKILLAAGNPASEEIKEKLDALLAKQKDLSERWDKQQEKLQRKKDQFQYAQETVKAEAWLKAKEPLISSSSSSRVAGGAGGDAQAQTDEVEQLILRHEAFRNAAATWKERFSSLRQLSNAEKLREEQSSKPSPMPLSSRRMFPSSCLTPTVPLATSTLLRQMVQVHIEPRPKQTSLEMSASASSAAQRLGSTIASYAPVINGSGYHGLDHQSSSGGLESSNYPGLNHPGGGGVDSSSSYLGGNHQTGPPPVDSSGYLGLNHQSSGGMVSPGYLPQNQSSGGMCGPGYLPQNQSSGCMGSPGYLPQNQSSGGMGSPGYLPKNLSSGGMGSPGYLPQNLSSGGMGSPGYLPQNQSSGGMGSPGYLPQNQSSGGMGSPGYLPQNQSSGGMGSSGYLPQNQSSGGMGSSGYLAQNQNSVGIGSSGYLGQNQSSGGMGSTGYLAQHQGSGSMGSSGYLAQSVGGMGSSSYLPQSGGVMDPKMAYAWQHLKADCMQPRINHMQKAVNPLLEASRAQREQFGDIPMVDMIGPESGLDLLHGRLQRDPRGSRSDPQMDHLRREREYKLGRQTSSEQEIQARLNELPMIVRQERYRRRLERQSSSEQEGSGKARTPRQDDSSDMEGSDKRSTEKRATTMAEIVEQAQEREAAQARGETYRPTSSLSAPVTYERPRARDRPKPRRRPRPKEPEEKRRSRSAPAQSPAQLLPPSHTAHNEGFLYRKHDFEGHQKSPSSKSWVNLYCVLSKGGITFYKDAKSTTTPYNEETPLDLSVCICDSTIGYKKKKNVFVIKKNDGNDYIFHAKDEEDLKAWVTNITTSITEHEEIAKWDKPTTSSTDPDRSERKEKSEGDADARSERSEMGGEVEEEERSEKERSEKGEGSKKKGEGSEKADTSETGERAEGGAGGSSTSGKSK, encoded by the exons GAGGGCCAGGAGCTGATCGATGAGAAGCCTGAGCTGCGTTCGGTGGTGCAGCAGAAGCTGGAGGAGATCAGGGAGTGCTGGACGGACCTGGAGAGCACCACCAAGGCCAAGGCCCGGGCTCTGTTTGAGAACAACAAGCCAGAGCCGGTGGTGAAGAGCTACTCAGACCTGGACCACCAGCTCTCTGGCCTGGAGAAACAGCCCCCCCAGCTGGAGCAGGCTCATCACCTACCCACATTCAACGAGCAGCTGCATAAATTTCAG TCTCAGATGGGGAACTTGTACAAGGACGTTGGGGAACTAGGGTCCCTCCAGGGGGTGTGCCTCCCCCAGCGAGGCAGCCTGGTGAAGGgtggggagggagaagggggcgAGCAGCCAGCCGTAGTGGAGACCCGCATCGTGCGCCTCATCGAGCCCCTGAAGGAGAGGCGACGCATCCTGCTGGCCTCCAAAGAGATGCACCAGGTCGCCCAGGACCTGGAGGAAGAGATA CTGTGGATCCAGGAGCGGCTTCCTCTGGCCTCCTCTAAGGATTACGGCAACAACCTGCAGAGTGTTCAGCAGCATGTCAAGATCAACCAG ACACTGCAGAGGGATCTGCAGGGGCGCCAAGCACGGGTGGAGGAGGTGTTGGACCGGGCGGGGATCATCGCCTCTCTGCGGACCCCTGAGGTTGACTTTGTGCGTGAGGGGGCGGGGCATGTGCGTCAGGTGTGGGAGGTGCTGAGGCTGGAGGCGGAGAGGAGGTCTGTGATGCTGGATGTGGTGCTGCAGGCCCAGCAGTACTACAGCGAGGCAGCCAAGGTGGAGTCCTGGCTGGCAGGCCAGAAACTGCACCTCATCAATGAGGAGAAGGGCACG GACGAGGAGAGCACCCTGCAGCTGCTGAAGGAGCACCTGGCCTTGGAGGCGACACTGGAGAACTACGCTGAGACAGTGGGCATGCTCTCCCAGCAGTGTCAGCGACAGCTGGAGCTTGGGCACCCAGACAG TGAGGGGATCACCAAGCAGCAGTCCCACATAGACCGTCTGTATGTGTCTCTGAAGGACATGGTGGAGCACAGGAAGACCAAGCTGGAGCAGCAGTACTGGATGTACCAGCTCaacagagaggtggaggagttAGAGAAGTGGATCACTGAGAGGGAGGCCGTTGCCAGCTCCACTGAGCTGGGTCAAGACCTGGAGCATGTCACG atgcTACAGGAAAAATTCACCAAGTTCTGCTCAGAGACCAACAGCATAGGCCAGCAGAGGATGGAGCAGGTGAATAAGATGGTGAATGAGATGATAGACTGTGGCCACACGGACGCGGCCACCATAGCTGAGTGGAAGGACGGACTGAATGAGTCATGGGCCGACCTACTGGAGCTCATGGAGACCCGAAGACAGATGCTGGCAGCATCACACCAGCTGCACAAGTTCTTCACCGACTGCAAAGAG GTCTTGGCTCAGACTGCGGGGAAGATGAGGCAGTTGCCAGAGGTGAGGGCGTGCCAAGCCAGCATCGCCAACcctgccaccctgcagaggctcATGCTCTCCTTCGAGCACGCCCTCCAGCTGCTCGTCTCACAG GTAAGGCAGCTGCAGGAAAATGCGGCCCAGCTGAGGACCATCTATGCCGGAGAGAAGGCTGAGGCCATCATGAGCAAAGAGCAGGAAGTGATGTCAGCATGGAAGGAGTTACTGGTTTCCTGTGAGGCCAGTCGTGTGCAGGTCACCTCGGTGACAGACAAGGTGCAGTTCTTCTCGGTGGTGCGCGAGCAGCTCATGTGGATGGAGGGCATCATGGGACAGATTGGAGGGGACGACCCCAG GGACTCGTCTTCTGCAGAGGTGATGATGAAACAGCATGGTGAGCTGAAAGCCAAGATGGATGGCCGTAGGAAGACAATACAGCAATGTGTGGAGCTGGGAAAGATCCTGCTGGCCGCAGGCAACCCAGCCTCCGAGGAG ATAAAGGAGAAGTTGGATGCGCTCCTGGCTAAGCAGAAGGATCTCTCTGAGAGATGGGACAAACAGCAGGAGAAGCTGCAGCGCA AGAAGGATCAGTTCCAGTATGCCCAGGAGACGGTGAAGGCGGAGGCCTGGCTGAAGGCCAAGGAGCCCCTGATTAGCTCCAGCTCCTCctctagggtggctgggggggctggaggagatgcccaggccCAGACTGATGAGGTGGAGCAACTCATCCTCCGCCACGAGGCCTTCCGCAATGCTGCAGCCACCTGGAAGGAGCGCTTCAGCTCACTGAGACAGCTCTCCAAT GCAGAGaagctgagagaagaacagagcagcaaGCCTTCCCCAATGCCACTCTCCAGTCGGAGGATGTTCCCATCATCCTGTCTCACTCCGACCGTTCCTCTTGCTACCTCAACTCTGCTGAGACAGATGGTCCAGGTGCATATTGAGCCCAGGCCCAAGCAGACCAGTCTGGAGAtgtctgcctctgcctcctctgcaGCCCAAAGGTTGGGTTCTACCATAGCCAGCTACGCTCCTGTCATAAATGGCTCTGGTTACCATGGACTGGACCATCAGAGCAGCAGCGGGGGATTGGAGAGTTCCAACTACCCTGGACTGAACCATCCGGGCGGTGGAGGAGTGGACAGCAGCTCTAGTTACCTTGGAGGGAACCATCAGACTGGCCCCCCGCCAGTGGATAGTTCTGGCTACCTTGGACTGAACCATCAAAGCAGTGGGGGTATGGTTAGTCCAGGCTACCTACCTCAAAACCAAAGTAGTGGGGGTATGTGTGGTCCAGGCTACCTACCTCAAAATCAAAGCAGTGGGTGTATGGGTagtccaggctacctgccgcaaaaTCAAAGTAGTGGGGGTATGGGTAGTCCAGGCTACCTGCCAAAAAATCTAAGTAGTGGGGGTATGGGTAgtccaggctacctgccacaaaaTCTAAGTAGTGGGGGTATGGGTagtccaggctacctgccgcaaaaTCAAAGTAGTGGGGGTATGGGTagtccaggctacctgcctcaaaATCAAAGTAGTGGAGGTATGGGTagtccaggctacctgcctcaaaATCAAAGTAGTGGGGGTATGGGTAGTTCAGGCTACTTGCCGCAAAATCAAAGTAGTGGGGGTATGGGTAGCTCAGGCTACCTTGCACAAAATCAAAACAGTGTTGGTATTGGTAGCTCAGGCTACCTTGGGCAAAATCAAAGTAGTGGGGGTATGGGAAGTACTGGCTACCTTGCACAACACCAAGGTAGTGGGAGTATGGGTAGTTCAGGCTACCTTGCGCAAAGTGTTGGGGGTATGGGTAGTTCTAGCTATCTGCCTCAAAGTGGTGGGGTCATGGACCCCAAAATGGCATATGCGTGGCAGCATCTGAAAGCTGACTGCATGCAGCCCAGGATCAACCACATGCAAAAAGCTGTCAACCCCCTCCTGGAGGCCAGCAGGGCGCAGAGGGAACAGTTTGGGGACATCCCCATGGTGGATATGATCGGGCCAGAGTCTGGCCTGGATCTCCTCCACGGCAGGCTCCAGAGGGACCCCCGCGGCAGCCGCTCAGACCCCCAGATGGACCACCTGCGGCGGGAGAGGGAGTACAAGCTAGGTCGGCAGACCTCCAGCGAACAGGAGATTCAGGCGCGGCTCAACGAGCTGCCAATGATTGTGCGCCAGGAGCGCTATAGGCGACGCCTGGAGAGGCAGTCGTCCAGCGAGCAGGAGGGCAGTGGGAAGGCGAGGACACCGAGGCAGGACGACTCCAGCGACATGGAAGGCTCCGACAAGCGCTCAAC AGAGAAGAGAGCCACCACCATGGCTGAGATTGTGGAGCAGGCccaggagagagaggcagcacaA GCTCGAGGGGAGACGTACCGCCCCACCAGCAGCCTCTCAGCACCTGTGACCTACGAGCGCCCGCGCGCCCGAGACCGTCCCAAACCCCGCAGGAGACCCCGTCCCAAAGAGCCTGAGGAGAAGCGACGCTCTCGCTCGGCTCCGGCCCAGAGTCCGGCACAACTTCTGCCGCCCTCACACACTGCCCATAACGAAGGCTTCCTGTACCGCAAACACGACTTTGAGGGCCACCAGAAGAGTCCCAGCAG TAAGTCCTGGGTGAATTTGTATTGCGTGTTGTCAAAGGGAGGGATCACTTTCTACAAGGACGCCAAGAGCACCACCACACCTTACAATGAAGAAACCCCACTCGACCTGAGCGTCTGTATATGTGATAGCACCATAGGAtacaagaagaagaaaaatgtCTTCGTTATCAA GAAAAATGATGGCAATGACTATATTTTCCATGCAAAGGATGAG GAGGACCTGAAGGCTTGGGTCACTAACATCACCACCAGTATAACTGAACACGAGGAGATTGCCAAGTGGGACAAGCCCACCACCTCGTCCACAGATCCCGACCGCTCGGAGAGGAAGGAGAAGTCTGAGGGCGACGCAGACGCCAGGTCAGAGAGGTctgagatgggaggagaggtggaggaggaggagaggtcagAGAAAGAGAGGTCTGAGAAGGGAGAGGGGTCCAAGAAGAAGGGAGAAGGCTCAGAGAAAGCAGACACGTCGGAGACGGgtgagagggcagagggaggggcagggggCTCCAGCACGTCAGGGAAGAGCAAATGA